The region TCTTGCTTATTATTTTTTAAGCGAGGCCAAATCAGCGGTTCAAATGTACTGTCCAAAAACTGCATCGATGTCTAGTACGTACAGTGATATGCAGAAAAGTCCAGCACATATACAACACATTCAGAGAAACGGATGACTTGTCAAGAATTAGATGGATTATGCGACTACAGCAACTTTGCCGACTCAAATGCTACAGAGACCAAATGATGGTGTGAGGCAGCTCACCATATATAATCAGCTCTTGCAATAATAGATCACACACATACAAATCAAATATACAACTAAATCAGGAATAAGAAAACCATAAAACATTGGTCTTGGGCTGCAAACCATTAATCCAATTGGAGATGGAAAATAAACCAAGATGGAGTAAAGTCTGAAGGTAATTCTAAGTACAGTCATTTGAGTAAATAACAGAAAGGTAACTACCAACTTTCTATTAATCATACATATGAAATAACCTTCATCACTTCTTAAATGAAAAACTCAAAATGAAGCTCACCTAGTCATGTAGTGGTCTTTCCCTCTTATTCTGGGTGTCCTTTCCCTCAAGTGCTATGAACAGCAGGTACTTACACCATATTCATCATCACTTCTCCTTGGCTCATAGCCTTCTCTTCAATAGTTGCATCCTGGGAAGAGTTTTTAGTTCACAAATAAATAACCAAATAACAAAGCAACCAACATCAGGTAGTAGCACATGGCAGCAGGGCAAGCAGCAGCCAAACATTGCAACAGCAGAACCAGCAGCACTGAACTCATGTATAACCAGTAGCACAAGTAGTAGCCATAGCCCACAAGGGGAAAAAAACACAAGCACAAAATTGAGGGGAGGCCGAGAGAGAAAGTAGGAGCTCACCTGCCTGATGGAGGTGAGAATGAACCAAGGAAGAGAGGCGTGGGCGTCGGTGTTGTCGCTGGTGCGGGGGCCCTCGGTGGTGGACGAGTTACACGCGCATGGCGAGCTCCCGCGGCTCGGTGCCCTGCTCCGCGTCGCCGACCGTCGCGGAGGCCAGCGGGACAAGGAGGCGTGGGTGATGTTGTGTGGCATCTGGCGGTGTTGTCGCTGGTGCAGGGGCCCTCGCTGGTGGATGAGCTCCACGCGCACGGCGAGCTCCCGCGGCTTGGCGCCTTGCTCTGCGTCGCCGCGACGGTCGGCGGCACAGAGAGGAGGGGCTCGCGACAGGGGCGGGAAAGGAGGAAGGAAGGGGTGTCGGCGCCAGGAGAACCGGGGCAGAGAAGAGGCGAGGCGGCAAGATGGGACGAGGGCTGCGGCCTCGCGGGACTCGAGGGCAGGAGGGGATTGGGCTAGGTTTTCACAGCGGACACGATTTTAGGCTACACAGCCCTTCAACAGCCCACCATGTGATCCCTGGCCCCCACAGGCGAACGAGCCCACTTGTCATTCAGCTTCAACTTAGCTCGTGGCGTGAAAATGAACAGACGGACGACCATATGCCAGCAAGATAAAAACGCGTACGGTAAACTCATCGTGGGGTGGAAAACGCTGCGCGAGCGCAATGGCGCTAGAACGGCGGGTAGGCTAGCGTTGTTTATATGTTAGATGCAGCAGTGTCCGTGCAGTTCCTCCACCACGAGGGCGCGCTCGCTAGAGATAGATAGAGTTGGCCGGGCCGGCACGAGTCTGGGCCGTCCGTCCCCGGCGCTGCGTTCCGTCAGCGGGGCGAGGTGGCGCAGGAGGGCGGGCGCCACAAGGCAGGGCAGGGCAGCGGCGTTCGTCAACGCCAGCTAGCCGACGGGGAGTGGCGAAACACGAGTCAAATATCGATAGATTGGATTGGATGTTTCGCCCGCCAAGAAAATTTACCCACTACTACGTAGATCCTTGGTTTATAGTAGTAGTAAAAGTAAAATACAGTACAGTTGACTGTTTTGCACTCCATCATTGCGTTTTGTTTCCTAGTACGCTCAGCCTGATGGAGTCTACTAGATTCTACCACCATCGGTAAAAATGGCATGTTCCTGATGGAACTGGCAAAAGGAAGCACACTCTACTCCGCAAGGATCGACACATGTGATTATCCTAGTCAAAACACAAGACAATGTTCCACGAGGCTACTACTGGCTAGCTTTGCCTGCGACGATGGGATAGTCGGGGTGGCACGCCAGCGCGTGCCGTGGGATCTGCCTGGCTACTTTGGGGGGTGGCGTCCCGCCCCGCGTGCGTTTTTTGTCTTCCGGTCGCGACCTTTTTTACCCCTTTCATCCTCATCCAACGGACGAGACGCTTTCCGGCCGTGGCCGTGGGCGTGGCCCTGAGACGAGACGAGACGCAGCCGGCAGGAGAGCCACGTCGCGGCCGCGATAAACAAAGGCCGGCACCGAATCCTGTTGACTTGGACCGCCACCCCCAGCCCGTCGCCCTCGCGCCCTTTATAAGCCTTTCCATCGCCCCCACACACCTTCGTCTCCCGTCCTCTACCTCCATCCGCCCGGTTTTCAGTTTTCACACTCGATCTCCTAGCTAGCTAGCTCCGTCCTCTCCGTCCTCTACAGCGGCTGCGAGACAAACTGAGCCTTTTCCTGCTCGCTCCATCGCCCAATCCGTCTCTACAGTTGCTGTGTACCATCTGCGCGAGCGCGAGGGTAGGTTGATGGGGCGCGCGCCGTGCTGCGACAGGACCGGGCTGAAGAAGGGGCCGTGGACGCAGGAGGAGGACGAGAAGCTCGTCGCCTACATCAAGAAGCACGGCCAGGGCAACTGGCGCACCCTCCCCAAGAATGCCGGTAAGCGACTCGGACTCATGCAGCTGCTTGCTCTAGCAAGTTATCCACCGATCGATCCCACACAAACAAAGGTGATGGATAGATAGATAATTAATCAGTTGTGTTGCGTCTGTCTGTGTGCAGACCTGGAGCGGTGCGGGAAGAGCTGCCGGCTGCGGTGGACCAACTACCTCCGGCCGGACATCAAGCGCGGCCGCTTCTCCTTCGAGGAGGAGGAGACCATCATCCAGCTCCACAGCATCCTCGGCAACAAGTAAGAACCAACTACAGTATATATGCACTCAGTTAACATCAACAGCAGCTAGGCGTACGGTTTCCTGGCGAGTTTGGTTTTGATGTTTCTTTTGCATGATTGCTCAGGTGGTCAGCCATTGCGGCGAGGCTGCCCGGACGGACGGACAACGAGATCAAGAACTACTGGAACACGCACATCCGCAAGCGCCTCCTCCGCATGGGCATCGACCCCGTCACCCACGCGCCGCGCCTCGACCTCCTCGACCTCTCCTCGCTCCTCAAGCCCGCCGCCTACTACCCCACGCAGGCCGACCTCGACACGCTCCGCGCCCTCGAGCCGCTCGCCAACTACCCGGacctcctccgcctcgcctccaccCTCCTCTCCGCCCCGACCACAACCTCCTCGCAGCCTACGACCGAACAGCACATGCTCCTCCCTTGGCTGATCCAGGCGCAGATGGCGCAGCAGGTATCTCAGGCGCCGCCGCAACATGCCACGGCCGCAGACATGTTCTTGCAGCCCAGCTCGGCGTGCCAAATGCCGGGCCTGGTTCACGCGAACCCCGCGCAGCAACTACACCAAGATCACATGGTGGCCTCTGACTACGGGCAGCTCCCGGGCTACGACAACCAGCTCGACTACGTGCCGGGGCTGATGCAGATGGCGTCAGACACGTCGAACCTGCAGTGGAGCAGCCCGGTCAcaagtagcaacaacaacaacaactgcaACGTCGGCTCCGGCGTATCCACGCCGTCATCGAGCCCCGCGGGGCGTGTGAACTTGGCTTCAACGACAGCGTTCTGCGCCAACGCGAGCAATATTGACGCCCTCATCGCCGACGCCGACGGGCTGTTCGACATGCACCTGTCCGATCTCCTGGATGTGAGCGACTACATGTAGTGAAAATACAAGTACGGGTTCCACCTGCATCTGCATGCATGTGGAAACTAAGTCGAACAGTTCATCACGTACTACCGACCGAGAAGGGGCAAAACATGCATGATGATCACGTACGAGAGCCTTTTTTGTACAGGATTGTACCATTTTTATCCAGTTCATGGTCACTGGACACTGTTAGAAACTCCacttttgtttttccttttattCTTATTTCGATCTTTAATTCATTGGTGTGTGTGGTGCATGTCAGTGTGGGGAATCGTGGCAAAGGTGGCTTCATATGATTGGTTGAGGCGGCTGCTGTCCCTCTCACTTGCATCATATGCTTTGTCTCCAGTGAAGAAAAATAGGGTCACTCCGGTTGCTTTTCTTAGAATGCTACTTTTATTGTCTGTTTGTTCTTGTTCATTAGATTTCTTTAATTTAATTTTGCTGCCTCTTTTATTTCATTGGTTACTGTACCACTGAGAATATAATATTATAAGTATAAAGGAAGAaatcaaagggagggagaaaaaccAACTAGAATAAGGACACAAGTAACTGTCAAGTCACTCATGGTCACATGACAAGCAATTATTCTTAAATCGTTGGGAAAATAGACTGGAGTTGGTGTGCAACTTAATGATTGCTGCTGCCTGCTCCGTCTGATCGATGAGCGACCAACAGTTACCCGATTGACCACATGTATTTGTTTTTCTGTAAGTCAAAGAGAAATCTATGGTAATGGATCAATTAGTGAGCTTCATCAAAGTTTACATTCTTCGTAATACTATATGTTCTAGTTGTATAGTTTGATATAACCGTCTTGTTTGGTGGGTATGGTCAGGTTTAACACATACAACTCGTACAAGGCTGCATGAGCCTAGGTAGTACATCTTCAAGGCCAATGTGTGTGGTGTACGTACATACACTCCAAAGCAACTCAATGTATGCATGCATTCTTAGTTATACGCATGACATATCATTATTTCCGTACGTTATTTAAGGTCTTAACCGGAAAAACCATTAGATTAATGAGGCCATGACCTTGTCTTCAAATGCATTATGTAATTATGTGCGCATAATATGTTTGCTCAAATGGAGCCACTGTCCGTCGAGCTCATTATtcaacaacaaacttgatgaacgAACATGCGTTGGATATGAGATCTTATAGCACAATGTAATCAGAGTTGTTGATCTCGGCGCGTGAAAAAAGAGAACATGGAGATGTATGATCTGTCGGGAAAGAGAAAGaaagggaaggaggagaaggaaggacaACTGGACGGAAGGGATGATGAGAAGGAGGACGAGGAAGCAAGAGGGAGCGGGGCGGGGAGCTGACTGGTGGCAACTAGCTCACACATGTCATCTTATTATCGTGAGTAACGGAACTCTACCCTGCGAGCGTGGTGTGACATAACGAGTCTACTAGAGGATGTCTAGAGACCGACATGCCCGCATCCAATCGTGCTAATGTAGGAACTCGGAGGATTCACATTATTTATGTGATCAAGAGATATGCTCCCTGTAACAGCAAAAGATCGTGTTGTAACGCCACTCCATAAATAGATGTCTTGCTACCGAAGACGACAAAACTATATAAAGGCCTTAATGACCATTGTCGGTCAAAGATAATCTCCATTCGGGGAAGCCATAATCGGAAGACCTAGTTTCATACATACAACTACATACTCCCTCTATAACATAATATAAGACATgtcacggagggagtatataataagTAGGTACCTTTAGGGGGCCTAGACCTTGGTAAAACTACCGTGTTTCCTATGAGATCCCTCCGGCCACTACCACTCTCTCTATTGTTCTTCATGACCCCTCATTTTGACCTTAAGGTCGACGGTGAATCAATTATGGGCAGTTCACGCATGCCTGAACCCCAGTTGTATTTTATTTGTCAACCACCACGAGCAATGCAATTGTGACACTACCGATCTCTATCCTGGTCACGACCATCGCTGGATTCGTGGGCATCTAGAACCACTTAATTAGACCAATTTGCTCTTGAGTAGTCATGGCAAAACCAATGAAGTCGTGCTAGACTCCTCCAACCTACCCCTAAGTCGTGAAGATCGGAACGACCATAGATCCCAGGCGAGAGCGGAAACTCGTTGCTTTCCTCCAACATGATGCCTGGAGTTGGCCAGATAATAAAGGAGACATCACAAGGATCTTAGGCAATCCATAAACGGTGAAGGCGTATTTTACTTTCTAGCTCAATGACCTACCATTTCTAGTTCAAGCATGTAGACTTGCTGCCACATAACAAAAGATGGGCCTTCATTCCGAAAAACCTTCCAATCTAAATACTCCCATGAACTTTAATCTCCATTTAGAGAGGCACCTTTTGTTTTCTTCAATATATATGAATGTCTCTTGTGTAgttgtttattcttttttttgaaGCGCGAACCATAGAACAATAGTTCTACATAATTTTCATTAAGAATATTTACAAATCAAATACAAGGAGTTTAAGCTTCCAAAATAAAAGCAACTAACCAATACCAGTTCATGCCACAATCATTTCGTTGAAAAGGATTAAACTCTGGCCGATCATCATAGATGAGTTGCTATCCAATCTTACAGAGCCCCTAGGTGCTTTGCCTTTATCCTGTACTCCAAGAGTTGTAAGTCATTCTTTAATTTGAATTTCCAGGAGTTCACACTTGGTACTTCATTTCTGAAAACATTGGCATTTTGTTAGATCCATATGTTTCAGCATCCTTGTATGATAATTTCCATAGCAATCTGGGGGGGGGAGCAATTATTTGGCTAGCAGAATGTCATCAAAAACAGAAATGCCCAATCTTTTTGATGAAAGAATACTCTTCCAGCAGTCTCGACTCTCAAGAGAAGCAgcagtctcaaaataagtgtctagaGGTCTCCTCTGTGTGCTCATTGCAGAATACACAACCATAACAATCAAGATGGAAAGATTTTATTTTTAGTAAAATCCTTGAGTTAACTCTATCATGTAGCAAGAGCCAGATGAAAATCTTGTGTCTAAGCCTGCTAGAACATCTCCATATCCACTGGAATATGTCATGTACCTCCTTTTGCTAGTAAAGATTGTGATACCTGGTGGTAGAGGAGTACTTGGCAGTTTGCCCTTTGCATTTCCATTGGCCCTTGTttatgaatctgctgttgttgatCAATCACAAGTTTTAACTCCATGTATGGAGCATGAGCTTGAGCTGTTAAAGGGGTGTGAAAGAGCTGagagggatcttgggcttcaatcCATTCAGATATAGTTTGGTGTTCATTGATTGCAAATTAGTGCAAATGAGGGAATCGCTACCACATGGGTTGGTCTTGCCAAGTATCTTGCCAAAGCAAAGTTTATTTCCCATTCCCCAACCGATAAGAGGCATTCGGTTTATAGGTGGGTAGCAATTTCAGATGATCTTTCCACCAACTAGAACCTTCTATTCTAGACCCAGGAAGCTGATTATTATAGTATTTCTCCCAAAGAAGATTGAACCAAGGAAGAGGCTCTTCGTTCAGGACTTTTGTAGGTTCTTCATCATAAGAGCTTTGTTATGCAAGCTCACATCAAGAATTCCAAGGCCACCCTTTAGCTTTGGCTTGGTGACTTCATCCCAAGAGATCAGAGCTGGACCTGAATTTTCCTGCCGATATTTTCTCCAGAAGAAGTGCCTCAAAAGCTTCTTGATCCGATTTATGATTGCAACAGGAAGGGGCAGGGTGATCACAAAGAAGATGAGAAGTGTAGAAAAAATAGATTGAATCAATACCATTCTTCCATCAAGATTTAATATGCTTGAGTAGCCTGTCAGTCTTCTGTCAATCTTTTGACAAATAGGTGTAAGATCCTCAATTCTTAATCTGCTCGCACTCAAAGGTACTCCTAAACAAGTGAATGGGAAACtaccaatcttgcattccaaaatcTGTGAGATTTGATGAAGGTTGCTTTGTGTCACATTGATTGGGATCAGGATGGATTTGTGGAAGTTTATTTTTAATCCAGTTTGTCCAGCACAGTGTCTTAGAAGATTGCTAACTTGCATAATATGGATCTGGCAAGCAGGGAGAACAAGAACAATGTCATATGCATACTGAATTATTGGAAAATCCTATGTCCATGCACATGTAATTCTGGCCGTTTTGCACTTTGGGCATCCCCAACAAAAGTTGACGAATAGTTCCAAGTTTCACAATAGTAGTTTTAAAGGATAAAACTTTTCGCGTGGAGAAGATTCTTTTTATTCGTCATATTATGTTGAAGTGGCCAAAAGAAGACTCTGTGCTTAGGTCGGAGGGGTTGTTCGTTGAAATGCAATAATCAGTTTGTGGGCCTTTATTAAAGTGTATCTATTATTCCCTAAAATGTTGGTCCACTTGTCATGGCAAAATCAGACGTTGTTCCCTTGAGTGTTTTTGTTTGTGTCACAAATGATTGTATCTTTGGATGTATGTGAATGTGTGCTCCTCTAGCGTCGACCTAGGCCATGATCCATATGGCTTGTACTAGCTAGAAGCAATTCACGGTTGAACATATCTTGACGACAAGTATGTAGGTGTGCAAGACAGCTAGCAAGATCAACCTCCATATCTCTATCTCTATGTAGCTAGGTCTTATATATCGGCGTCATCGAAATCACAAGATAAATAGTGCACACCTTGCTTGAAAGAAGGGTTTGACATGAGTACGAGCGTATGTTGCCTGAGTAGTTAGGGCTCATTTGGTTTGGAGGGTTTTCACATGAAAACAATAGGAACGAAGATTTCAGAGGGAAGTTCCGCGTAGATGCATCCGCTTTCTAGGAAACAAGAACAACATTTCCTTAGGAATACTGTTCATTTCGTGTGCTCGTAAAGAAAACTACACATCTAATTAGAGCTCCTTGCGCAAGGACGAGGCAACACAATTCCCCTGGTTGGCAACCTGGTACTGTTCCTAATTCTACGCTTTTGTTTCCTCCAAACTGGATGTGCCCTAATTCTAGTGTTTTGTTTTGTGTGAAAAAATCTAGCATATGTTAGGGTCGTGTTTGATTCAAATTGAAGAAGAAAATATCAGTCGCCTGACGTGTAGGCAGAAATATGTATTTGTTGTCAAATTTTCGTAGGATTTGGTAGATCCACAGATAATTTGGTAAGAAAACGTTGGAATTAACCAAGCTAGCTATGATCGCGAGGCAACTGTCGTAGTACCTTGGAGCATGTGAGTACAAGACGACACGGTCTGAATTGATTGGGCGAGGTAAACCGGGCATGCATGTGATTGGCATGGCTTGAAGACCGAAGAGTTGGACCAGACTGTGCATATCTGATCGACGAGACTGTCACGTTTCCATAGGAGGAGGAGAATAGTGCGCGAAAGAACAAAGGGGCTGTTCATGCAGTGTGCATGTGTCGACCCCCAGCGGAGACGAAGCCGCGGCCGTATTTCGGCGCTACTGATGTGTACGTGCACGGACGTCGACGTCGATCGGGCGTGTTTTTAGatttcgtggccgactccctcgcgcaTCGCGGCCGTCCAGTGCGCCTCGGCGGGGACGCGTGGGTCGCCACCTCGACGTACGGCCGCGGCAGCCGTCGGTGTCGCGTCCCCAATCATTGACTTCTCCCCGGCGGGTCGACACCGATGCTATGGGGAGCCGGATCCCCTGACGTACGGCCACCTGACGTTGggccactgacgcgtgggtccagatcCACACGTCAGCGAGTGCGCCGTACGTCAGAGGAGCTGCGTCCATGCTATGGGCTTGGATCGATCTTTTCTGCCACCATGCGACGTAGGAGTACTCCCCATAGTAGCCATCTTTTTCTCGTGGACGTAACGCTTACGTGCGCATGCGCCAGCTCGTGTGTAGGCCAAACAAGTCCAACAGTTTTTTGGCGCTCGACGATACGGAGTATGCTGAGCCCTGATAGTGCCTTCATATGATACGCAGGGGACCATTACTATCGGCACGTGGTTTTTGTAAAAGCGCGATGCATTcaatcattttattaattatacATAAATCCCTTACAAGATAATACATcagtaagcctgaagccaccatcttggtaACATCGATCACTACTCCTATGTTGGTGATGAAGGAGTGACGAATGTTCGAacttaataccaaacagacatcacacCAACACCTAACATATAATGTCGGATGCCCGTCCAAGCCACAATACCTCGACTGGGTTACACACCGGTCTGACGCACTTTCAGTGGGCACCACATGCGCACGCTGCAAGGGTCGTCACCTCCTTCATCCATTGATCCATCCTCAGATCAGATACTGATGCATCGACCTTACTACGCCtctctgccgtcgacgccaccacgacgccggacagcgtcgtcctcctgcacgagtccatcgCCACCCATtggacgccgagtctccactgcgccatgCCGCCGAGATACGCCGCCATcgatgtgtaggatgaagcaccgctccaccacctACCGACGCCCAACCACCAAGCCATCCACATGTCGGTCCAACCGATGAATGTCTTCAAAGATGATGCCCCCGCGAGGATAATGACGAAGACGTCGCCATCATCCGATCCAGGAGGCCCCTCAACGCCTCCAACGAGTGCTACGACGCCCACGGGCGCCGCCGTCAATGGTAGCATCCTCCAGATCTGAGGTTTCTCCTAGAAACAATCGAGCGAGGGATGCCCGCACCATCGCCTCCAACGAGAAAAACGACACCCACGGGCGCCGCTGACGATGGTGGCATCCTCACCCACTTCAGCAGCTAGGCCACCGTCTCCTCCTCCACTTGATCCGCCCCCGGAAAGCCACCGCGAGGCAACACCCACCGACCAGATCCCTTTGGACCGACGGTGAAGACAACCAACGATAGACGAGGTCACATCGCCGCGTGACCAGCATCGTGGCCACACATACGTCATCTCGAGGCGCCCGTTCAAGATCCACCGTTACAGCCACGCCTCCAAGGCGCGACGGAGGGACGCCCCGCCGCAGCCATCATCCCCCCGCACGGACTTTGCCCAGCCAGGATCCGGCGGCCGcgggagggaaggaggaggggatCTGGAGGGAtctggaggggaggggaggcggagGGGACGGGATCAGGATGTGATAATCTTTCTTATT is a window of Triticum dicoccoides isolate Atlit2015 ecotype Zavitan chromosome 2B, WEW_v2.0, whole genome shotgun sequence DNA encoding:
- the LOC119363339 gene encoding transcription factor MYB41-like, which codes for MGRAPCCDRTGLKKGPWTQEEDEKLVAYIKKHGQGNWRTLPKNADLERCGKSCRLRWTNYLRPDIKRGRFSFEEEETIIQLHSILGNKWSAIAARLPGRTDNEIKNYWNTHIRKRLLRMGIDPVTHAPRLDLLDLSSLLKPAAYYPTQADLDTLRALEPLANYPDLLRLASTLLSAPTTTSSQPTTEQHMLLPWLIQAQMAQQVSQAPPQHATAADMFLQPSSACQMPGLVHANPAQQLHQDHMVASDYGQLPGYDNQLDYVPGLMQMASDTSNLQWSSPVTSSNNNNNCNVGSGVSTPSSSPAGRVNLASTTAFCANASNIDALIADADGLFDMHLSDLLDVSDYM